In a single window of the Oecophyllibacter saccharovorans genome:
- a CDS encoding MerR family transcriptional regulator codes for MSEAGRNELTLEQVAEIVGQPGYRLRSWENLYPVFQAPIFRNGTRYYTAADLEKMQRIAGLLYEGGHKRHEIMRLLRKEGLVPPQHQTQVKPPLSELEPEGSTPSAQLGQPEKATSQALEEIANDAQFALRQQVEEAQKGRHLAEAQLQRLQTELSGALQLVGEENARLQGEVEALKSRKEAEADAPPHTNTSVENAAEDQQEALQAHIMRLEEDLAQARLRQEQSTAAQDRILTAAKEASERLRTELAQHKTRLQELESLPERLKVLEESRRRLQEQLASRHAESREEMAALTASLQERERLLLEKEEQLEALRREKQQLEEQKDILAESLRKSENASVEAAQLQERLQAESLARKTAEEEGARRAEALEMQLQQQQAAETTRAETEKGLKAEIDLLEQQLSHTEEQLTRLTMEKENSAQRALDLEKELQALIQRNQQVGQEAETRRAEWQARGDRLEAEAALLKQQLEESRQQHEQFVTEVQADLAHEKGQATQLKAELELARERHKILEETAERAMSTCEDQAAELAGCRAELESLRQALERAQHHQAHGEQMTDANARLREGVAALLVELKELRSLFLD; via the coding sequence ATGAGTGAGGCGGGCAGAAACGAACTGACGCTGGAGCAGGTGGCTGAGATTGTCGGTCAGCCGGGCTACAGGCTGCGTTCGTGGGAAAACCTTTATCCGGTGTTCCAGGCGCCGATTTTCAGAAATGGTACAAGATATTATACCGCCGCTGATCTGGAAAAAATGCAGCGCATTGCAGGCCTTCTTTATGAAGGCGGACACAAGCGCCATGAAATCATGCGCCTTTTGCGTAAGGAAGGTCTGGTTCCTCCCCAACATCAGACACAGGTGAAACCTCCTCTTTCAGAGCTGGAGCCGGAAGGTTCCACTCCTTCCGCACAGCTTGGTCAACCAGAAAAAGCAACTTCTCAGGCACTGGAAGAGATTGCCAATGACGCGCAGTTTGCGCTGCGCCAACAGGTGGAAGAAGCGCAGAAGGGACGGCACCTGGCGGAAGCCCAGCTCCAGCGCCTGCAGACAGAACTCTCAGGAGCGTTGCAGCTGGTGGGTGAAGAGAATGCCCGCCTGCAGGGAGAGGTGGAAGCATTGAAGAGCCGAAAAGAAGCGGAAGCTGATGCGCCACCCCACACCAATACGTCTGTGGAAAATGCTGCTGAAGATCAGCAGGAGGCGCTGCAGGCCCATATCATGCGCCTGGAAGAAGACCTGGCCCAGGCGCGCCTGCGTCAGGAGCAGTCCACAGCGGCGCAGGATAGGATCCTGACAGCGGCCAAGGAGGCGAGTGAACGTCTGCGCACTGAACTGGCGCAGCACAAGACGCGTCTTCAGGAGCTGGAAAGCCTACCGGAACGCTTGAAGGTGCTGGAAGAATCGCGTCGGCGCCTGCAGGAACAACTGGCCAGCCGTCATGCGGAAAGCCGGGAGGAAATGGCTGCTCTGACAGCCAGTCTGCAGGAAAGAGAACGGCTGCTCCTGGAGAAGGAAGAACAGCTGGAAGCGCTGCGCCGGGAAAAGCAGCAGCTTGAGGAACAGAAGGATATTCTGGCTGAAAGCCTCAGGAAAAGTGAGAATGCCTCTGTTGAGGCTGCGCAGCTGCAGGAACGCCTGCAAGCTGAAAGCCTGGCCCGCAAGACGGCTGAAGAGGAAGGCGCACGCCGGGCGGAAGCCTTGGAGATGCAGCTGCAGCAACAGCAGGCCGCCGAGACCACACGTGCTGAAACAGAGAAAGGGTTGAAAGCGGAGATTGATCTGCTGGAGCAGCAACTCTCTCATACTGAAGAGCAGCTGACGCGTCTGACGATGGAAAAGGAAAATTCCGCCCAGCGTGCTCTCGATCTGGAGAAAGAGCTGCAAGCCCTGATCCAACGCAATCAGCAGGTCGGTCAGGAAGCTGAAACGCGTCGGGCTGAGTGGCAGGCGCGCGGCGATCGGCTTGAGGCTGAGGCAGCGCTGTTGAAGCAGCAGCTTGAAGAGAGCCGGCAGCAGCACGAGCAGTTCGTGACGGAAGTGCAAGCTGATCTTGCGCATGAGAAGGGTCAGGCCACCCAGCTGAAAGCCGAACTTGAACTGGCGCGTGAACGCCACAAGATTCTGGAGGAAACGGCTGAGCGGGCAATGAGCACGTGTGAGGATCAGG
- a CDS encoding beta-ketoacyl-ACP synthase III, whose product MRPRARISGVGGCLPRQIVTNEDLAQRLETSDDWIRTRTGIRQRHIVSEGENAVSLAAQAARNALEQAGVGPQDVDAVIVATSTPDQVFPAVAVRVQAALGMRAGFGFDVSAACSGFIYALSTANAFIGTGMAKRVLVIGVEVFSRLLDWEDRATCVLFGDGAGAVLLEAGAAPGEGILSTHLHSDGTLGDLLYVDGAAGTGTNSVLKMQGREVFRHAVVRLAEAVDEALDANGLCGADIQWLVPHQANLRIIDGMAKRLALPAERVVVTVDRHANTSAASIPLALNEAVRDGRIRKGDLILMEALGGGLTWGSALLRY is encoded by the coding sequence ATACGCCCTCGTGCCCGGATAAGCGGTGTCGGTGGGTGCTTGCCCCGCCAAATCGTTACAAATGAAGATCTGGCCCAGCGGCTCGAGACTTCCGATGACTGGATCCGGACCCGAACCGGGATCCGCCAGCGTCATATTGTTTCCGAAGGCGAGAATGCTGTCAGCCTGGCCGCTCAGGCCGCCCGCAACGCTCTGGAGCAGGCAGGCGTGGGGCCACAGGATGTCGATGCGGTTATCGTGGCCACTTCAACGCCCGATCAGGTTTTCCCGGCTGTCGCTGTCCGTGTGCAGGCGGCATTGGGCATGCGTGCTGGTTTCGGCTTTGATGTCAGCGCGGCCTGTTCCGGTTTTATCTACGCTCTTTCCACAGCGAATGCCTTTATCGGAACGGGCATGGCAAAACGTGTTCTGGTCATCGGCGTTGAAGTTTTCTCGCGTTTGCTGGACTGGGAAGATCGGGCGACCTGTGTCCTTTTTGGCGATGGGGCCGGCGCAGTGCTGCTGGAGGCAGGAGCTGCCCCTGGTGAGGGCATTCTTTCAACCCATCTGCATTCTGATGGGACGTTGGGAGATCTGTTGTATGTCGACGGGGCAGCGGGGACCGGAACGAATTCTGTCCTGAAAATGCAGGGGCGTGAAGTGTTCCGCCATGCGGTTGTTCGGCTGGCTGAGGCCGTGGATGAGGCCCTGGACGCCAATGGATTATGTGGGGCTGACATTCAGTGGCTGGTGCCGCATCAGGCTAATCTGCGCATAATCGACGGTATGGCCAAGCGTCTTGCGTTGCCGGCCGAACGCGTAGTGGTAACGGTTGACCGGCATGCAAACACGTCAGCTGCCTCTATCCCGCTCGCCTTGAATGAAGCAGTGCGGGACGGACGGATCAGGAAAGGAGACCTGATTCTGATGGAAGCTCTGGGTGGGGGGCTCACCTGGGGCTCAGCGCTGCTCAGATACTGA
- the plsX gene encoding phosphate acyltransferase PlsX: MTEPSAKEAGPPPADLSVSTSPYTLAVDAMGGDHAPDVVLAGLEKAAVRHPNIRILLLGDEAVLGPALKKRFKKAAAICTVRHAPTSISMEMKPTAALRLRGSSLRMAMEAVASGEALGVVSAGNSGAMLALAKIIVKALPGISRPAMAAVQPSARGDVVMLDLGANIACDTRNLVEFAIMGEAFAQAALGLEAPSIGLLNVGAEELKGDERLRQASERLKNSPLGPRFSGFIEGHDITAGTTDVVVTDGFTGNVALKTGEGALKLAFGLLKSVFQANLLSRIGYLLVKPGLERMREWIDPSRYNGAVFVGLNGVVVKSHGGADAEGFAAAIDVAFDAVANRLNDKIRQRLSQLDMLTPPDQALEGERA, translated from the coding sequence ATGACAGAGCCGTCTGCCAAGGAAGCGGGACCGCCTCCCGCCGACTTGTCCGTTTCCACCTCACCTTACACGCTGGCTGTTGATGCTATGGGGGGAGATCACGCGCCGGATGTCGTGCTGGCGGGTCTGGAAAAGGCAGCAGTGCGCCATCCCAATATCCGCATTCTGCTTCTGGGAGATGAAGCAGTGCTGGGTCCGGCACTGAAGAAGCGCTTCAAGAAAGCGGCTGCCATCTGCACTGTGCGTCATGCGCCGACCAGCATCTCCATGGAGATGAAGCCCACAGCTGCACTGCGCCTGCGTGGTTCGTCGCTACGTATGGCCATGGAAGCGGTTGCCAGCGGTGAAGCACTGGGGGTGGTTTCAGCCGGCAACAGCGGGGCCATGCTGGCGTTGGCCAAGATCATCGTCAAAGCTCTGCCCGGCATTTCACGCCCCGCCATGGCAGCGGTTCAGCCTTCTGCGCGTGGGGACGTGGTGATGCTCGATCTGGGCGCCAATATCGCCTGTGACACGCGGAACCTGGTTGAGTTCGCCATCATGGGGGAGGCTTTTGCCCAGGCCGCACTGGGCTTGGAAGCCCCCAGCATCGGCCTGCTGAATGTCGGCGCTGAAGAACTCAAGGGCGATGAGCGCCTGCGTCAGGCTTCCGAGCGGCTGAAAAACAGCCCGCTGGGGCCGCGTTTCAGCGGTTTCATCGAAGGTCATGACATCACGGCCGGCACTACGGATGTGGTTGTGACCGATGGCTTTACGGGCAATGTGGCCCTTAAGACGGGTGAAGGCGCCCTGAAACTGGCTTTCGGCCTGCTGAAATCCGTTTTTCAAGCCAATCTTCTGAGCCGAATCGGCTATCTCCTGGTCAAGCCCGGTCTGGAGCGTATGCGGGAGTGGATTGATCCCAGCCGCTATAACGGCGCTGTTTTTGTCGGGCTTAACGGGGTAGTGGTCAAGTCGCATGGGGGAGCGGATGCTGAAGGATTCGCAGCAGCTATCGATGTGGCTTTCGATGCCGTCGCCAATCGGCTCAATGACAAGATCCGCCAACGCCTCAGCCAGTTGGATATGCTCACCCCTCCGGACCAGGCTTTGGAAGGTGAGCGCGCATGA
- the rpmF gene encoding 50S ribosomal protein L32 has product MAVPKRKTTPSRRGMRRSHHALGTPASAECSNCGELKRPHHVCSHCGHYDGREVASAEGRVLKTAVRA; this is encoded by the coding sequence ATGGCCGTTCCAAAAAGAAAGACTACCCCTTCCCGTCGCGGTATGCGCCGCAGCCACCATGCGCTGGGAACGCCCGCAAGCGCTGAATGCTCCAATTGCGGTGAGCTGAAACGCCCTCACCATGTCTGCAGCCATTGCGGTCATTATGACGGGCGGGAAGTGGCAAGCGCTGAAGGGCGCGTTCTCAAGACTGCCGTGCGCGCCTGA
- a CDS encoding DUF177 domain-containing protein has product MSKSRAGSSSPGFSASQGMTRNKSSKAEGKVNNGVAGAGRGEFSSPVSLQRIGGTGLTWEVQADEKQRQALARRFGLPRVDELSCRFHLKRLGDTDVLADGLLTARVVQSCIITGEDVPEEITERFTLRFIPRDNMASEEGEIDLEALMAEEDDEVPYDGQMIDLGEAAAEQLALCLDPYPRKAGSGLDNFVEITPDEENAAGTEAPEEKAPHPFAILQKLKGTPGQDVH; this is encoded by the coding sequence ATGTCTAAAAGTCGTGCCGGATCTTCCAGTCCCGGGTTCTCCGCCTCTCAGGGAATGACGCGCAATAAATCTTCGAAAGCGGAGGGAAAAGTGAACAATGGCGTTGCCGGGGCCGGTCGGGGGGAATTTTCCAGTCCCGTCTCCCTGCAGCGCATCGGCGGCACCGGGCTGACCTGGGAGGTGCAGGCCGATGAGAAACAGCGCCAGGCCCTGGCCAGACGTTTCGGGTTACCGAGAGTGGATGAGTTGTCGTGTCGCTTCCATCTGAAGCGCCTTGGGGATACCGACGTTCTGGCTGATGGCCTGCTGACTGCCCGGGTTGTGCAGAGCTGTATTATTACGGGCGAGGACGTGCCTGAAGAGATCACCGAGCGTTTCACCTTGCGGTTCATTCCGCGCGACAACATGGCTTCTGAAGAGGGGGAGATTGATCTCGAAGCGCTGATGGCCGAGGAAGATGATGAAGTGCCTTATGACGGGCAGATGATCGATCTTGGCGAGGCGGCTGCAGAACAGCTGGCGCTTTGCCTTGATCCCTATCCCCGTAAGGCGGGAAGTGGTCTGGACAATTTCGTGGAAATCACTCCCGATGAAGAAAATGCAGCGGGTACGGAGGCTCCGGAAGAAAAAGCCCCCCATCCTTTTGCGATTTTACAGAAGCTTAAAGGCACTCCTGGTCAGGACGTGCACTGA
- a CDS encoding outer membrane protein assembly factor BamE, producing the protein MALLLAGACLSGCTLFDAPEIPRGALVEKSDILQLHPGSTTQQEVESLIGSPTTHATFDNNKWIYITLTKNLVPMGFPAVDKQRVLVLDFDDSGVLQHLKLLTKKNAVPVSMVSAITPSPGTQISVLQEILGNVGRYNPMSSLGNTFGGGLGGLGGMNNHGGGMGNGPLSGQGTGNGGVGNTMP; encoded by the coding sequence TTGGCCCTGCTCCTGGCCGGAGCCTGCCTGAGCGGCTGCACCCTGTTTGACGCACCGGAAATTCCCCGCGGGGCCCTGGTGGAAAAATCGGATATCCTTCAGCTCCATCCCGGTAGCACCACCCAACAGGAAGTTGAATCCCTGATCGGGTCGCCCACCACTCATGCCACCTTCGACAACAACAAGTGGATTTACATCACTCTGACCAAAAATCTCGTGCCCATGGGATTTCCAGCTGTTGATAAACAGCGGGTACTGGTCCTCGACTTCGATGACAGCGGGGTCCTGCAACATCTCAAGCTACTAACCAAGAAAAATGCTGTGCCTGTCAGCATGGTCAGCGCCATCACGCCGTCGCCCGGCACGCAGATTTCCGTCCTGCAGGAAATTCTGGGCAATGTGGGTCGCTACAACCCCATGAGCAGCCTGGGAAATACCTTCGGTGGGGGCCTTGGAGGTCTTGGCGGCATGAACAATCACGGGGGTGGCATGGGCAATGGGCCGCTGAGCGGACAGGGCACAGGCAATGGTGGCGTTGGCAACACGATGCCCTGA
- the rpsU gene encoding 30S ribosomal protein S21 — MQVLVRDNNVDQALKALKKKMQREGVFREMKLRRHFEKPSERRAREGAEAVRRARKMERKRLEREGF, encoded by the coding sequence GTGCAGGTTCTCGTTCGTGACAACAATGTTGATCAAGCGCTCAAGGCGCTTAAAAAGAAGATGCAGCGCGAAGGCGTTTTTCGTGAAATGAAGCTTCGTCGCCACTTCGAAAAGCCCTCTGAGCGTCGCGCCCGTGAAGGTGCCGAAGCCGTGCGCCGTGCCCGCAAGATGGAACGCAAGCGTCTGGAGCGTGAGGGATTCTGA
- a CDS encoding glycosyltransferase family 39 protein: protein MAFLRLGLAAWLPLTPDEAYYWWWSQHLQAGYLDHPPMVALWIRLGTLLCGSTPLGIRLCGVLASFLASLALWRAGQIWLRAAPGAQAAWLLNATLMFGLGMCLMTPDTPQMFFAAVFLWCLAETLRRESTYSVGWWGGAGLCLGGGMESKYTFLLLAVGLGGYVLQSGQWRRVGPWLAAGIAGVSCGPTLWWNALHRWAGFLKQGRRLGHWAPAHALHYLGELLAGQIGLLTPVVGFCVVLGCWQARRKMPLLLWLVLPGAGVFLAHALYAGRVQANWPCVLYPALAMAGALPGRFFRTAVATGLFMGLIVSVQALFHCLPLNAHHDPALRLMAGWDGLARQAETEARAAGAEALVIEDYGLAAIISFYARQHPQALPVVGTDPRWGYLTGLRKVTVRQAAELSEARGALKIGGRHLIRRVLLYSQKRQGDVRDYVLASCGNTLGWQISP from the coding sequence TTGGCCTTCCTGCGGCTCGGCCTGGCAGCCTGGCTGCCGTTGACACCTGACGAAGCCTATTACTGGTGGTGGTCGCAGCATCTTCAGGCAGGCTACCTGGACCATCCTCCCATGGTAGCGCTGTGGATCAGGTTGGGGACACTGCTTTGTGGATCCACACCGCTCGGCATACGCCTCTGCGGCGTTCTGGCGAGTTTTCTGGCCAGTCTCGCATTGTGGCGTGCCGGACAGATATGGCTGCGGGCAGCGCCTGGGGCACAGGCGGCATGGCTTCTCAATGCCACGCTGATGTTCGGGCTGGGCATGTGTTTGATGACGCCCGACACCCCCCAGATGTTTTTTGCAGCAGTTTTTTTGTGGTGTCTGGCTGAAACCCTGAGAAGAGAATCCACGTATTCTGTGGGGTGGTGGGGAGGCGCCGGCCTGTGCCTCGGTGGGGGGATGGAATCAAAATATACCTTTCTCCTGCTGGCAGTAGGGTTAGGGGGTTATGTTCTGCAGTCAGGGCAGTGGCGTCGTGTCGGCCCCTGGCTGGCTGCTGGCATAGCAGGGGTGAGTTGTGGTCCGACCCTGTGGTGGAACGCTCTTCATCGCTGGGCGGGTTTTCTGAAACAGGGCCGGCGCCTGGGGCATTGGGCGCCTGCGCACGCTCTGCACTATCTGGGCGAGCTCCTGGCCGGCCAGATCGGGTTGCTGACGCCGGTTGTCGGCTTCTGTGTGGTGCTCGGCTGCTGGCAGGCCCGCAGGAAAATGCCCCTGCTGCTTTGGTTGGTCCTGCCGGGGGCGGGGGTCTTTCTGGCGCATGCTCTTTATGCCGGTCGTGTTCAAGCCAACTGGCCCTGTGTGCTGTACCCGGCCCTTGCCATGGCAGGGGCTCTGCCAGGACGCTTTTTCAGAACGGCGGTCGCGACGGGGCTTTTTATGGGACTGATCGTAAGCGTGCAGGCACTTTTCCATTGCCTGCCCCTGAATGCCCATCATGACCCGGCATTGCGCCTGATGGCCGGCTGGGACGGGCTGGCCCGGCAGGCTGAGACAGAGGCGCGTGCAGCTGGCGCAGAAGCCCTGGTCATCGAAGATTATGGGTTGGCCGCTATCATCAGCTTCTATGCCCGGCAGCATCCCCAGGCTTTACCGGTGGTGGGGACCGACCCGCGCTGGGGCTATCTGACCGGGCTGCGGAAAGTCACCGTAAGACAAGCAGCTGAGCTCTCGGAAGCCAGGGGGGCTCTGAAAATCGGTGGGCGCCATCTGATACGGCGCGTATTACTATATAGTCAGAAAAGACAGGGAGACGTGCGAGATTACGTTTTGGCTTCTTGCGGGAACACGCTGGGCTGGCAGATTTCTCCCTGA
- a CDS encoding Lrp/AsnC family transcriptional regulator, which translates to MILSELQRDGRMTNVELARRIGMSAPPCLRRVRRLEELGVIRGFHAELDAAQLGWPVSFFVLVGLDSQKSQVLEEFEQTVIGWPELQACHMLNGAEDFLLHVLARDAAHQQRLIHELTEMTHVVRLRSFQDIRTLSPHKGVPL; encoded by the coding sequence ATGATTCTCAGTGAGCTGCAGCGTGACGGGCGTATGACCAATGTCGAATTGGCGCGCCGGATCGGCATGTCTGCGCCGCCTTGTCTGCGGCGGGTCCGGCGGTTGGAGGAGCTTGGCGTCATCCGGGGGTTTCATGCCGAGCTGGATGCGGCGCAACTGGGCTGGCCCGTCAGTTTTTTTGTCCTTGTCGGGCTGGACAGCCAGAAAAGCCAGGTTCTTGAAGAATTCGAGCAGACAGTCATCGGCTGGCCGGAACTTCAGGCCTGTCACATGCTTAACGGGGCTGAGGATTTCCTGCTGCACGTCCTGGCCCGTGATGCTGCTCATCAGCAGCGTCTGATTCATGAACTGACAGAAATGACGCATGTCGTGCGCCTGCGTTCGTTTCAGGACATCAGAACGCTGTCGCCTCACAAGGGCGTACCGCTTTGA
- the trxB gene encoding thioredoxin-disulfide reductase, which translates to MTTVHRTDLLIVGSGPAGYTAGIYAARAALKPLLVTGLQPGGQLTITQDIENYPGFAEPVGGPWLMEQMRLQAEHMGTEIIYDLITQAELKNGPDAEGYFHLKGDSGTTYLARSVVIATGARAKWLETEAEKKFQGHGVSACATCDGFFYRGKDVAVVGGGNTAVEEALYLTHHAKNVHLIHRRDSLKAEKILQERLKANPKIHIHWNREIDDIYGTVPQGSENAPEVVSGVKLRDTENPAAAPEKLAVDGVFIAIGHIPNIGPFRDQVACDEEGYIQTIPGTACTSVTGIFAAGDIQDKIYRQAVTAAGTGCMAALEAERYLAAANRKRKDASKNV; encoded by the coding sequence ATGACCACGGTTCATCGTACCGATCTGCTGATCGTCGGTTCCGGCCCGGCCGGCTACACTGCCGGTATCTATGCGGCACGTGCCGCCCTCAAGCCCCTGCTGGTGACCGGTCTGCAACCAGGAGGCCAGTTGACCATAACCCAGGATATTGAGAATTACCCCGGCTTTGCCGAGCCGGTGGGCGGACCGTGGCTTATGGAGCAGATGCGCCTTCAGGCAGAGCATATGGGCACCGAAATCATTTATGACCTCATCACGCAGGCTGAGCTGAAAAACGGTCCAGACGCTGAAGGCTATTTTCATCTCAAAGGGGATTCAGGGACAACCTACCTGGCCCGTTCTGTCGTTATCGCCACAGGTGCACGCGCCAAATGGCTGGAGACGGAAGCCGAAAAGAAATTTCAGGGTCATGGGGTTTCCGCCTGCGCCACCTGCGATGGGTTTTTCTATCGCGGCAAGGATGTTGCTGTCGTCGGCGGGGGCAACACCGCAGTCGAAGAGGCCCTCTATCTCACACATCATGCCAAGAACGTTCACCTCATTCACCGCCGTGATTCGCTCAAGGCCGAAAAGATTCTGCAGGAACGCCTAAAGGCCAATCCGAAAATCCATATCCATTGGAATCGTGAGATCGACGATATTTATGGAACAGTGCCGCAAGGAAGCGAAAATGCACCGGAAGTGGTCAGCGGCGTAAAGCTGCGGGATACGGAAAATCCCGCCGCTGCCCCTGAAAAGCTGGCGGTTGACGGTGTTTTCATCGCGATCGGTCACATTCCCAATATCGGTCCGTTCCGCGACCAGGTAGCCTGCGATGAAGAAGGCTATATTCAGACCATTCCCGGAACGGCCTGCACCTCCGTCACGGGCATCTTCGCCGCTGGGGATATTCAGGACAAAATCTACCGTCAGGCCGTCACCGCAGCCGGTACGGGATGCATGGCCGCTCTGGAAGCCGAACGTTATCTGGCCGCTGCCAACAGGAAAAGGAAAGACGCCTCCAAAAACGTCTGA
- a CDS encoding LysR family transcriptional regulator, with protein MDWDKLRIFHTVAEAGSFTHAGDRLNLSQSAVSRQISALEEVLGVPLFHRHARGLILTEQGEVLHQTAREVFAKLAMTQAFLSENRERAVGKIKVTTTTDFGLCWLIPRLHRFLKDHADVNVELLLEDADLDLSMREADVAIRMHPPTQPDLIQRHLASFSMPIYASRAYLQEHGTPRTLKNLEQHALIGFSGPQPPLPHINWLLERLIKEKLVTHPHIPLAVNSVAAIATAIAAGNGIGALPPYTAASYPELVRILPEIRPPQLEAFFVYPEELRSSKRISVFRDFLLAELNDDRHELGENRLAAEEGVLHATH; from the coding sequence ATGGACTGGGACAAGCTCCGTATCTTCCACACCGTTGCTGAAGCCGGTTCCTTTACCCATGCCGGGGATCGTCTCAATCTCAGCCAGTCCGCAGTGTCCCGCCAGATTTCCGCTCTGGAGGAAGTTCTGGGCGTTCCCCTTTTTCACCGTCATGCACGGGGCCTTATCCTGACCGAACAGGGTGAAGTCCTGCACCAGACAGCCCGGGAAGTCTTTGCCAAGCTGGCCATGACGCAGGCTTTCCTGAGTGAGAACCGCGAGCGGGCTGTCGGTAAGATCAAGGTGACGACGACAACGGATTTCGGTCTTTGCTGGCTCATTCCCCGCCTGCACCGCTTTCTGAAAGATCATGCAGACGTCAATGTGGAACTGCTGCTGGAAGACGCCGATCTTGATCTGAGCATGCGTGAGGCGGATGTGGCCATTCGCATGCATCCCCCTACCCAGCCCGACCTGATTCAACGGCATCTGGCCAGTTTCAGCATGCCTATCTATGCCAGTCGGGCCTATCTGCAGGAACACGGCACCCCACGCACTCTGAAAAACCTGGAGCAGCACGCATTGATCGGGTTTTCAGGCCCTCAACCTCCCCTGCCCCATATCAACTGGCTTCTGGAGCGCCTGATCAAGGAGAAGCTGGTCACTCACCCGCATATTCCCCTTGCCGTCAACAGCGTCGCCGCCATTGCCACGGCCATAGCAGCCGGAAACGGTATCGGGGCCCTGCCGCCTTATACAGCAGCCAGCTACCCGGAGCTCGTGCGCATTCTGCCGGAAATCCGCCCCCCCCAGCTCGAAGCCTTCTTCGTCTATCCTGAAGAGCTCAGGAGTTCGAAACGTATTTCCGTTTTTCGGGATTTCCTGCTTGCTGAACTGAACGATGATCGTCATGAGCTGGGAGAGAACCGCCTGGCTGCTGAAGAAGGCGTTCTTCACGCAACCCACTGA
- a CDS encoding Ros/MucR family transcriptional regulator, which translates to MPDQAENNVPQLLRLTTEIVVAKISGSPISAEALPALIRNVYGALAGQPAEGESSRAETRQQPAVPIRKSVFPDYIICLEDGKKLKMLKRHLKSTYGMTPEQYREKWGLPVDYPLVAPNYAKRRSALAREIGLGRSIGSTAEGRRNRYTANQDAKSNG; encoded by the coding sequence ATGCCTGACCAGGCTGAAAACAATGTTCCCCAGCTATTGCGCCTGACCACAGAGATTGTCGTGGCAAAAATCTCAGGTTCTCCCATTTCTGCAGAAGCTTTGCCGGCCCTGATACGTAACGTTTATGGCGCTCTGGCCGGTCAGCCGGCTGAAGGCGAAAGCAGTCGTGCGGAAACCCGCCAGCAGCCGGCCGTTCCGATCCGCAAATCCGTTTTCCCCGATTACATCATTTGTCTGGAAGACGGGAAAAAGCTCAAGATGCTCAAACGGCATCTGAAAAGCACTTACGGGATGACGCCTGAACAGTACCGGGAAAAATGGGGACTGCCGGTCGATTATCCGCTGGTTGCCCCCAATTATGCCAAGCGCCGCTCCGCTCTGGCCCGCGAGATCGGACTGGGTCGCAGCATCGGTTCCACCGCTGAAGGGCGGCGCAACCGTTATACGGCCAATCAGGATGCCAAGAGCAACGGCTAA